CTTCGAGCGCCTTGTACCTTATCCTCGTCATCCACTCCGGCTCTTTGTTCCTGCGTGCCAGGTTCTCTATCTCCTGTGCTATGATCTCCTTGGCCTCCTGAATGGTCACGGAGTCGGAATGGGGGTTCATTCTCCCACCTCCTCGAATATCCTGCCGAAGCCCTCGCTCTCTATCCTCTCCACCAGCTCGCCGCTTCCGGTCTTCACTATCCTGCCGTCCTTCATGACGTGGACCCTGAGCTTCTCCCGATCGAGGTGTCCGAGTATCCTGCCGTAGTGTGTGATGAGGAGCACGGCCGTGCCGCGCTGGTGTAGCTCCTCTATCGTCCTGCTGATGACGCTCAGGGAGTCAACGTCGACGCCGCTGTCGGGCTCGTCGAGGATGAGAAGCTTCGGCTCTATGAGGAGCGCCTGGAGGAGCTCAAGCCGCTTCCTCTCGCCGCCGGAGAAGCCAACGTTAACGTAGCGGTGAAGGTCCTCCTCCCGGAACCACAGCTCCTCCGCCTTTTTGACTATCCTGTCGTAGGCCTCTACGGGATCAACGCCCTTCGTCTCAACCAGAACCTGCTGGAGGAACTCGATGATCCTAACGCCCTCAACCTCGTGGGGGTGCTGGAAGGCCAGCATTATCCCCCTCTTGGCCCTCTCGTCGGGGCCAAAGCCGGTTATATCCTCCCCGTCGAAGAGTATCCTTCCACCCTCCACGGAGTACCTGGGATGACCGGCTATTGTGAGGGCCAGCGTTGATTTCCCAGAGCCGTTCGGTCCCATGACAACGTGAAACTCACCGGGATTCATCTCAAGGGTGAGGCCTTTGAGTATGGCCCTGCCCTCTACCGAGACGTAAAGGTTCTCAACTTTGAGCATTAGCTCACCTCCGTGGGTAACGTGGATGGGACGTTTTTTAAGTATTTCCGGACATGAATGGGAACCACGAACCGAAACGTGGCGACCAGGAAAAGCTGCGGGCGACGGGAGAAGAGAGAGGGAAAGTTCAAAGGGAAAGCGGGATGGCCTCCCTTATGCGCCTGAGAAGCTCATCCTTCCTCTCGTTGTCTACGAGGGCGATCTCGAGGACCTGGTCAATGGTCTCAACCGGGAATATCTGTATCTTCTCCGCCTTGTCCTTGCTGAGGAAGACGTCCTTCTCGTTGGCCTTGGGGATTATGACGGTCTTTATGCCGGCCTCGATTGCGGCCTCTATCTTCGGCGTGGCGCCCCCTATCGGGAGCACCTCACCGAGGACACTGAGCGAGCCCGTCATGGCAACGTCCTGCCTTATCGGTATCTCCTCCAGCGCGGATATAACCGCGGTGGCCACGCTTATGCTCGCCGAGTCGCCCTCGACACCCTCGTAGGTCTGGAGGAACTGGACGTGTATATCGTAGCGGCTTATGTCTTCGCCCTTGTAGCGCTTGATTATCGCCGAGACGTTCTGAACTGCTTCCTTAGCTATCTCACCCAGCTTTCCGGTGACTATAATCTTGCCCTCCTCCTTGCTGGCGGCGGGGGCGACGACCGCCTCTATCGGCAGGACTATACCGCTCTGCTCGCCTATGACGGCGAGACCGTTCACGCGGCCGATTCCCTTGCCGTCCGCCTTGATGACCTGGTAC
Above is a window of Thermococcus celericrescens DNA encoding:
- the sufC gene encoding Fe-S cluster assembly ATPase SufC yields the protein MLKVENLYVSVEGRAILKGLTLEMNPGEFHVVMGPNGSGKSTLALTIAGHPRYSVEGGRILFDGEDITGFGPDERAKRGIMLAFQHPHEVEGVRIIEFLQQVLVETKGVDPVEAYDRIVKKAEELWFREEDLHRYVNVGFSGGERKRLELLQALLIEPKLLILDEPDSGVDVDSLSVISRTIEELHQRGTAVLLITHYGRILGHLDREKLRVHVMKDGRIVKTGSGELVERIESEGFGRIFEEVGE